Part of the Thunnus maccoyii chromosome 17, fThuMac1.1, whole genome shotgun sequence genome, ATAACgtttgaaaataatataaaaacagtcTTGTTATAAATTAAAAACCTGATGATTTGTACCATCAGAGCACTCTCTGGTTTCCACAGCGACTGTTACCCAGCAGCTGTAGACCTACATTATGTCCACCAGATGGCGTCATATCATCTAAAGGTCTTGAGCTCACAGAGCTAATGTAGTGATGCACCAGTTATGTATAAGATGGAAATATAGAAGCAGACCTTCTCTGCTCCGGCTCCAAGGATCATGATCCTGAAGATAAACAGCACACTGAGCCAGACCTTCCCGATGACGGTGGACTGGGACTGGACCTTATCCAGCAGTTTAGACAGGAAACCCCAGTCACCCATTGTCTCTGATCTGATGAGGAAAAGCAAATGGAAAAGtatattgattaataatttggacaaaacaaactgcatgatttcattaaatgtaaataatctgTCTGACGTTTCCAGAGAGAGTCATGATACTGAAGGTTTACTTAAGAGTCCAGACGAACGGAGATAAAGAGACACGTCTTTATTGAGAAAATAGAATCATTTTGCTATTACTAATACATACAGACCCTCCccttaaaacaatattattcATATAACTACATATTATTCAATATTATTCAATATTATTCAATATCATTCATATAACTACATCCAGCTGTATCATACATCCAACTATTCATACAACCAGAGTTCAATGGAGgcaaaaccaataaaatatcAAGTTGTATTTAAAGTAGTTTGTAAATTTATTTGCTGTTCTTTGTGACGTGTTGATGAAGTTAAACTGTAGTAATGGACAGtatgtttgcatatttattatatgtaaGTATAACgttgtgaaaatgtaattaatttttaaaaccaATTTTAGTATATATTTACGTAATTACCTTTTTCTAATTAACCAGTAATATtattcaatcaatcagtcaaccAAGTTCATTCATCACctacaatcacagtgaaatgtaataatatttttttattatataaattagtaatgatataataataatattctcaTTTAATTACCTACATATATCACAAAAGCATAGGTTATATCATCCTATTCTATGTGAGATAAATAGCTGCTGTAACTGATGATAACTGATAATTGGTAAAACATCGTTATCGCGGCAGAAAGTGTGTTTTCTTTAGGAGACACATGACATGTTGTAAAAACCTCTAATCTATAGAAAGTTCAGAATTTAAAGACAGAACTATAAAACCTGTTACATAAGGAAGATTTATCTCATGTTATCTCACTGAATGTGACTGGAGAGGAATTTATACTCAGAAGATGtttgtatctatctatctatagaCTATCAAATCTtttattatcatgttttatAAGATTAAGAAGCACTTATTGTGTCTACAGCGTCTTAATTACACATCATAACTTCATCCAGTGGCAGTTATAGTAAAATCTGGTATATAGTATGTAAACATTATCAagaactgtaaaaaaaaaaaaaaaaaaaaaagtgaaaatactgCATACTTGAGATATTTATTACCACTGATTATTGACAATACATCATCCTGAATAATCGACCATAATAagaatatatacacataatGATAATATCAATCTTTATATACATTACCTTAATGGTTGATATAACaatattatgtgtgtatcttattccaaaaataatgccatgaaatttaattttgaatatattacattttgtatatatatatatatatatatatatatacacacacacatacacactcatatatatatatatgtatatattgttATAAAGTAACACTTACCTTTGAATCTAAACAGCCTCctgtcagacaaacacactggtGAGCAGCTGTGGAGCAGAATGACAGAGAGTCCAAACCAAACCCGTCTCAATACCTTGAACTTTAGATGAAGTTTCACAACTGTGTGAGCTGTCACGTTGCCATGACATCTGGAAGTGATTTGGGGGCTGATGAGATTGAGCAGGTTAATGATTGGCAGAGCCCTAAACTCAATTCTTATACTCATGAAATTTACATATAACAAACAAACCTAAAAACTGAATGGAAAAAATACTCTGAACTAGTCCTTTTTCTGTTATATTGTCAGTTATGTTTATGATTCGTGTTGTATTTTGGGGGAATAAGCTGAGAGTCACAGGTGCAATAACAGGAACACCTGTACAGTCTAATGCAATCTAGTTCCATAACCCTGAAACGACACCCTCATTTTTTGTCTCGACTGTGTcaacaaaagcttttttttgttcagattatgtgaacaaatataatattataagcTGCACAAAGATGCTTTTGTTGGAGGACTTTTGTGCTGAACTGAAATATATCGAGCAGGATCTCTTGATAATATGAGCAGCTCCAGACgttttttgtgaatgtttatttcatttgttcCCCTTAATATGTTACTACCGAAtatttcattatcgattaatctgttgattattttctcaattaatcaattcattgtttccTTAAGTCCAAGCTGACTtcctcaaagatattcagtttactttcatacaggactaaagaaaccagaaaatattcacatttaagaagcaggAATCAGaaattttatcttaaaaaatgactcaaaacaattaatcagttatcaaaatagtcaccaactaatcaattaatagttgcagctctagttctgtatttatatttaattatttaatgtctTAAGCTTTACATGAACTCATGCAAATTATTATTGAACTGGTTGTAATTTCTATCAATCTGTCAATCACTCTCTATTCTGAACTCATAGCAAGCATGAACTCTTCTATAGCAGCAATGATCAGCTGATAAATTGATCAGTTGATCACCAGAAAATTATTCACCAgcagttttgatcatttttaagcaaaattaATGTCATATTTACTGGTTTTATTACACTAAATATCTTTGTACTGCTGACTggagatattattattataacatcaCTCAGCACTCTGAGAagctgtgatggacattttataTACCAAACTATTGCTAGACTAATCAATCATTTAAAACAATCATAATTATTACactgtaattaaataaatgtaaatcttTGAAAGTAAGTTTTTGACTTTCAAGTGTAAATAATTCatgaaacagtgtttttatCCAAACTTGAATcatttattgaaaacaaaacagaataaaaaacagagcagagacagactcttcatcatcatcatcatcactattaTAATTAAGGAGGCAAATTATTTCAAGTCCTACATAATGAACACGGCAATAAGTTAAAAGACAAATTCAGTTACTGTTCATTGTTACAGATTTACAAGTGAGTACATattaacataaatacaacaaacGTATTGCACACTTTCCATTATTagatttccatttaaaaatacaaaataagtGTAAAATTACAACAATATGGCTTAGCAAGAATATCACATTATTACACAATGACAAAACTTTTCCTTGATATTCTGACATCATGTGACCACTGATTGTAAAACATGTTCAGCGTCGTTATAATAAATTATAACGATTATTAATGATCACTCAGTAGCCGTTTCTCCTCTTTGGCCCCGTCCAGGCCTCCCCCGGTACTCTGGCTCCTCTCTTGCTCCAGATTCATCTTGTTCTGCTTGAACGGGTCGTCTGTAGTGGGCAATCTGGGAGCTGACAGGCTGGCAGGGTTCTCAGGTGAAGTAATCTTGTGAGAGTTAGGTCTGGACCTGCATCTGACCCTCTTACAAATCAGGTAGAACATCTCAATGACgttgagaaacagagagacgCAGGCCACCACCAGCATGAAGATAATAAAGATGGTCTTCTCCGTGGGCCGGGACATGTAGCACTCCACGGTGAAGGGGCAGGGCGACTGAGAGCAGGGGAACATGGGGACCATGACGAAGCCGTACAGGTAGTACTGGCCCACTATGAAGGCAGCCTCAATGATGATCTTGACCACGAGCTGGGTCAGGTAGCTCCCCAGCAAGTCCCCCTTGATCTCCACCTGTCCCTTTTCGTTTGTGTATTTGGGCTGTTTGTACAGCCGGGTCCCGCCGGGGCTCGACAGCTTCTCCCTCAGTTTGTTCTCTTTGTGGATGATGTGCATGGCGTGGCCCAGGTAGATCAGCGTTGGCGTGGAGACGAAGATGATCTGAAGGACCCAGAAGCGGATGTGTGAGATGGGGAAAGTCCAGTCGTAGCAGACGTTCTCACAACCGGGTTGCTGAGTGTTACATATGAAATCCGACTGCTCGTCGCCCCAGACGCTCTCAGCGCCGGCGCCCAGAACCATGATCCTGAACAGGAAAAGGACGCTCATCCAGATCTTTCCAATGACTGTAGAGTGGGACTGGACCTTATCCAGCAAGGTTGACAAGAACCCCCAGTCTCCCATCTTTTGTGCTGATGTTCAATTACTGATCtgtgattaaacaaacaaaaaaaaagatataaggAAACACAGTAAACGGATGAGTTGCCTTCAACACACCTTATTAACCACAACTTATTATTCCATCAATATGCTGCTGCTGAGAGGAAAATGGCTCATTGTTCTGTTTATTtagaataaatattttttcttgaaCCTGGCTATatgagacagaagaagacatcagagcTGCCTGAACCATGAGCTAAATTTTCCCAAAACAATCATTAGTCAGAATTTTTAAAGTGGAAAATCCTCTGCCATGAAACTACCGAGGTAGAGTAAAAGCCAGCTGGTATAGAAATAAAACtatgaaagaagagaagaagaaaaagaacaagaaggagaaataaaaccttttcctctgtaaatgaaaagaaaaagctaaaagctaCATCAATATTCTCTAGAACACAGTTgtagtaaaacatgttttttgtgggTAAAACAAGAAATTCTTCCACAGACGGAGTAATGTAATTAACATTCAGAAGTAATTTAACAACCTATCACTCTTACAAAAAGATGTGTATAatcatttcaatattttactCTACATTTCCGTTCTGTCACATTCACTCACaatatattgatttaatttgttaAATGATAATTTATCGGTAGCGGAGAGCAGAAACCGTTGCATCTTACCTGGTGACCTGGTCAGAAAGGACTGACTCTGGCTGGGACGGATCGCTATCTGAGGTTGGACCTTGGAGTTTTTCTGTGTGAGGACTGATGAGAAATCATGTTGCACAATACATATCTGGCTGGCGTTAACGTCACGTTGTATACGTTAGAAAAAGTTGTAGAAAGACAAGATGAGATGTGTAATAATTGACAGGTGTTCAGAGCCACGTTAGGAAGCCCAGATCTTTCTCTGCAAAATAGACAGAAATGTGGTGTAGTAATTAAATCAGGGGGCACATTAATCTACTGCTCTCATTTAGGTTTTCTACATGTATTTGAAAGAGGTTTTGATCAGGGACCAATTAATACAgacacatttaataattttggtgtaaattcaaatcaatattttgagACCATGCTGAAACACTTTGTCATTCATTGACAAGTagtcataaataaatcatctcTGGGTGAAAGCAGCAACCTTCATCTATGTGATTCACAGTGACGTTCACCATCATTTCACCTCAAAAATCccaaatcacacattttctcacagtttgtgaaataaatgaactgTAGGAGTTAAACAgctcttaaaggaatagttaaacATTTAAGGGAACTACAcctattcacttttttttacagcgTTAAACGAGGAGTTTCATATCTGTACGCTAAATatagctacagccaggagacagttagtTTAATTTGGCAGAAAGATCCATCCAGCACAGACTCCAGGAGGTCACTGCACccggccaaaaaaaaaaaaaaagtccagaaaaAGCTTAAAGCTGCTTTTAAACGTCAGTCTTTCTGTATATGATGATGTGTAAATACTGTGTATTCATTATAGCGGTTATAGATCTTTACATATAATAGATTAATGACTTCATTTAGacataaaaagctaaaaaaggGTCAGATAGATGAGGCTGTCTGGTGTCAAAATTACTTTAATGACATAAATGTTAAACGGACaatctgtaaaaacatttgGTATTCCAACTGAATTAAAACAGATCTGAATcttgaatataaaatgtttattgaatcAAAACTGTGAAATTTACATTGTCTAAAATTATGCCGAGAACTCAAGAAAacaaggtttgtttttttattgtattaagtCACAAAAGTCACCTGAAGTCGTTTTAATCAGCATTTTACATGTGACTGATTCCTGTTTACAGAAGCTGGTTACCATCACCATCACcccaaagcacacacacacaggaactcAGGTGAAGCGGACACGCGGAACTATCACTGCCGCCATGTTTCAGATGTGAACCTCCCCCATGTTGTTGTTCTCAGATGATACGTTTTTAGCGACCTCGTTCACGCTGCCGGCGACCCCGTTCACCCCCAACTTTCTACcctgcagctccagctccaAGTTGACACAATTCTGGGTGATCTCGTCTAGACTTTTATAAGCTTTCCTCTCCGAAAGCGGAGGCGTCACCGGGGTCACGGTGTAGTCCTGCCTCCTCGCCATGCACTCCTTCACAGCTTTCACGCACAGATAGACCAGTTCGACCACACCGAGGACGAGGGAGACGATCGCAGACACCAGCATGAACCAGATGATGACAGATTTCTCTGTAGGCCTGGACAGGAAGCAGTCCACCGTGTGAGGGCAAGGGAAGCGGGCGCAGACGTAGCGAGTCTGGAGGGTGAAACCGTAAAGAAAGTACTGACCCACGATGAATAAAGCCTCCAGGATGATCTTGGCCACAAGATGGAGGACATAACTGCGAAGGAGACGGCCTCGGATGCTGACCTTGCCGCTGCTTTTGGTGTACTTGGGGACTTTGTACGCCCTCCTAAGGAACAGAGTGGCTTGGTCATCCAGCTCCGCCTGcttcttcattctctctttcaCCTTTGGTTTAAAGGACCAGAAAACAGACTCAGTCATTATACAATAATCCCAAAACCCTCACATTTACCTTATGGATTACGATAACATTAAACATTGTCCTGAATTGAAGGCTGATTGTAGATATAGTTGATACAGTTGCCCTCGATTCAGCTCTCCTTGGATAACCATTAACCTGGATGACTGACTATCTTCACAGATAACATTAAACAGATATGGAGACAATGAAATTGTGAGGAAAGACAGATGCAACTTTACTCCAGACAGTGCGGGGGAAACTGAGAAGCAGGCTCACTTTGTTAAACACTTTGTTAAATTATGGCTGAACACTGCATGCTGCAATTTTCCTTTAAGCTTCGAAGCTCCACCAGAAGTTGTGTTTTAGttatattttgggaaataataaGTGTGGATGTGTTTATACTTCTTTTCCACAGTGAAAACTTGTCATAAATCACTAAGGAAACTACAAACTTTTTACTGCCACCACAGGGAGTCAGATTTCACTGCAACACGTTAGCAAACATAGCCTGTTTATGTTACATTAGCATTTACATTACATGCCTTCATTTGGTGTCTGGCAACATGTTAAATTTAAGTTCAGTACTAACTttacttttagctctgttttgttctccactAATTCCTGTGAAAAATACATGAGTCTTAAGCTACTAGATGTTCCTCTTTCATCACCAGATAGATGCTAACGTTATCTGTCTGCTAACGTTATACGGGAAACATACAGCGCAGCAGGTTTAACACAGCTCTGGGATTAGCTGCCTGTGGGTTAAATGAAGGGCCTTACACAGACTCAAGCACACATTAAATGCTCTATAAAACTAAAGCGgtgagctaaaagatgctaaaaagctaATTTGACCGGCACTATGAGTGACACGTTTGCATTACACAGCAATTTCATTGAATGTTAATGTCATAAATATTGATTCTTGCAGTCTGAAGTCTGTGCAGAGCCACATTTTATACTTCAAGTCCCACAAATTTATTCTGAACTTGAAAATCTGCCTTTAGTTTTTGTTCACCAAACACATGGAATTATTTTCAACTCATCTACCCTTGGATGATGATCTCAAACcacttcattgttttcttctttgattTGTTGAACTctgtgtatttctctgtatttcaaCATCATTGCAAACGAGGGAAACCTCAATGATTGTTGaggtttaaataaaggttttgaaCAACCCAGCGGAGTTTGATGAGGCAAACAAATAGGGGAACAAACATCTAGGCTGCACGATGACAAAATATCATTAATGTCCCATTCTATGTTTGAGTTATACACACTGATGCCAAGCAGAACACAATATTGTTCACAGACCTTAAACTAAATGTTCTATCAGTGTTTTGGAAACTAGGAGACCTGTTCTTCTGTCACCACAGGAGCAGCGTCCTTCACAAACCGAACATTTATCAGTCAGACTATCATAATaccaccgctgctgctgctgctgcttaccTTCTTCTCAACGTGGATCACATGAAGGACGTGACCGAGATAAAGCAGCTTCGGGGTCGCTACAGCGATGATCTGAAAAACCCAAAAGCGGACGTGAGAGATGGGGAAGGCGAGGTCGTAGCAGACGTTCTCACAGCCGGGCTGCCTGGTGTTGCAGATGAAGTCAGACTGCTCATCGCTCCACACCTGCATGACATGACAAGGAAGAGATGATACATATTACTTTGTAGTTTGGAGACATTTCCAATCCAGATATCTGCTGGTATTGTTTAAACTATTTTCCCCCTTTAATACTGCTACTAATACTTGTTCTCTACATTGGAGCTACTGCTGTGTTCTCCAGGAAGTGTGTTTGGTGAATATATATGAGCAGACCCTCTCAGCGCCGGCGGTCAGGACCAGGATCCGGAAGACAAACAGCACTGTGAGCCAGACCTTGCCGATGACTGTGGAGTGACTCTGCACTTTATCCAGCAGGCGGCCCAGTAGATCCCATTCGCCCATTTCATTCGCCAGCGGTCCTGCTTTCTGTGTGCGGAAACGAACATGACAATAATCCACTATGACTCCCAGACAAACAGCCCAGTCTAGTACAGAGATCTCTGAAGATGTACTTCTGTTTGAGAATATTAAAGTTGTATACACTTTTATTGGCGACCAAAGgagaatattttataaaaatgtaaaaaaacaatacaattataGGATTTATAGGACGTGCATGTGTATGAATAAAGCTGCTTAGAAGAGGATCATCCAGTTTGTGAGGGTTACATTTGTAATTTAGATTTTAGGATTCAGAGACACCACTTATAATGCACAGAATGCTTTACATTAAAcagcataataaaaaaaacccatgtttttattaatatatatacagtggtCCTCTTATTTTCCATTTGCAGTTATAACAAAGGTTCCTTTCAGAGATGTAAAAGTCAGAACAGACTTGAAATGATAAactttataatttttttttgcagtcttGAGAGTTTGCTGATAGAAGCCACAGCTGCTGATTCCAAAAGTCTCCTAAACATACTTATCTGCTAGAAAGCAAGACCTTCACCTTGGTTGATACCAACTACTGCAAACAGTGTTTCAGAAAAAATGTGAGACATTGAACTGAACCACTGATGTACAAAAATAGACCGACCTGCCTGAGCAGATAAGACTGTTCAGTCTCGGTAGAAACCAAAGATATAAAATCAGTTGTAATGTTCTATTTTATGAGGTTTTATGGTTCATTCACTCAGCATCTGTTGTtctgtattttatcattataacaTGTATTATCTGCATGGaactgtattgtttttgttgttttttattggaACAGATGAACCATTCGTAAAGCATTTTATAACTACATAGTTTTAAAAAGTCCAGTTTTACCTTTACAAACTGTTTGTTTGGTGTCTGTTAGACGTCAATCACATGTTCTGGTCATTTCTAACTATGTGCATTAACATGTTTAAGTATAAATAGAGTACGTATTTATCCTTTTCTTTTATGTGCATGCTATAAGCATCGCATGTCAGATGTTATATCAACATATATCAACATAAATCAACATAAATCCACAGATCTACAAGCGTTTCAAGTATATTTACATCATTTAACTTTTTGTCAATATAAAATCAGAAAGACTAAATCAAAACATGTCAattaatttaacattaataCTGTTTCCATAAGAAGCACATTTCACTATGTGTATTGAAAATCAACTTACTGGTTGAACAAacctacagagaaaaaaaaagggtagATGAAGAGAGCGATGCCTCCGGAGGACGGCGGGAagagaaagtgaagaagaagaagaagaagctgttcTTTCATTGTTCTTTTGGCATCTTATCAGGAAGGAGACCATCCTAACCACAACAAACCTTCCAACGCTGAATGTGACTGGCTGCGATAAAACCCTGACAGATGATGATGCTGGCGTCTGATGAACCGTCCTGCTTTGTCTCGctgttacttttattttatacacTGGACAGaaaaaaggtcagaggtcagagggaaGAAGAAACCCTCGACTTAAGTCACctacatttcatatttcagtcCCACGTTGCATCAAAATACTGAGCTTTAGCAGCTGTTCTGGAGATTTTGACTTCTTGTCAACTTTGACTTAAAAGCAGAGATTAAAAGTTTATTCTTGACGTTGGAAACAATCATCACAACTACGAAGCCTCCAAAtaatcagcagctgtttgaaAAGTGAAGCACAATGGATTCATGTCCTTCGTTCGGCCACAATAACATCATATATCCTGAAATACCGTCTCTTAGTTAGTTTGCTTCTGCATCTTTTGcactttatatatttaatgttaaaaaacagaTGCATTCATGTTATTTATCTAAAAGAATCAGTTTAAACATGTTCTACAGGTAGAAGATCCAGACCTGTGCTTTATGAATCCACCTCACTGACACTTTGTTGggttttccttttatttttcatccatCTGTATAATTCATGCAGCGTCTTTCATCTCCCACACTGTCGAATACAGTTTCCACGGAAACCTCAGTTTGCTCAACAGCTTATAAACTGCTGAATCGACAGTATTTAACTTTCAACGtgttttaatttgcatttttttttttaccactgaaTGGAATATTGTATCATTTTACTGCCattactgattatttttattgcttttccttaaatgtttaaatctcattttaaagcatttttggCCTCATTCATTGTATGATGAGGATCAATATAAATGGTTATAATTCTTACAAATTTAGACGCttcctcattaaaaacaaagcagctttAATGAGGAGTTCTAATGTTTTTCTCAGCCTTTACTGTGAAAAGCTCCAGGTGTGTGCTTGTTTACTGGACCTCACGTGTGTCCATCATGGTTTCCAGTCTTTGACCTGCTGATCTGAGGGGGTCACAGGATAAACTCTGGCAGTCAGCACGGCGACCGTTCACAGACGCAAATGATTAACAGCATCTTTATgtttcaagagaaaaaaaaacaagagcgTGGCCTTCAGCACGGATCAACAGAACCTAAACACCTGCAGCCGTGATGTTATATGTAGCAGtaacacacagaacagacagtAACGCTGGAATGGAAGAAGAGTTTTATTGGTTTAGTTTTGTGTTATGATGATACATACGTTATATTCCAGCAGCAGTCTGTAGTTATGGTGAGTAACAGGTCACGGAGTGTTTAATAGTGTTCTGTATGTTTAGCAGTCGGTCACAGGAAGCACAATCATTTATCAGAATCTGTTCAAATATACAAACACTATTAATCATATATATTCAATGTAAATGTATCACAATCTCACTCTTCATTGCATTTTAAATTCACTCCTGCAGCATTCATCTGCAGCTACTGGCTGTAAACACTCCAGTTAGAGAGAAGGATCCTCTTTACTGGTTCACTCTGAACTACATCTCTGATCAGATTAAAGGAGGCAAAGTTTCAAGAATGTGTTCAGGACTGAGTTTATTTAGCAAAGTTACTACTGATGCTACTGCTGCACAGATGCTTTCAGTCTGATGTTGGCTTTAGTTAGTGTAGGTGTGACCAGTGCTGCTAGAAGCAGTAAAACCTGTAAGAACAGGGAAGCTAAATATGCAGAGTTAAAGGTGAATTTAATACCTAAAGCaggttggtgtgtttttgtactGAATTCCTGATATTTTACTCGTCTGTTTGGAATTTGTCTTCTATTATTGCTTTCTTCTGTCTtgcttgtgtttaaatgtgcaactgttgttttttttaaatacatataaaaatataataattataagtACATTCAGTTTGGCCAGAACTGAAGCATGTTTGCAGGCTACTGATTTATTTCTTGTCCACTTCAAAGGCTTGACGCTGATGTTTTACTGGCAGCGAATCagataatgtaataattttatGCTCCAATAAAAATTAAGTTTACAACCAGGACTCGACATCAAAGCCAGCTGATATCTATTGTTCTATTGTCTAACGTTGTGCACACACAATGTGTCGCTACTTGCAGAAGAAACTGAACTCTACAGATGAAAAGCAGACGATGGTGCAG contains:
- the LOC121881933 gene encoding gap junction Cx32.2 protein, coding for MGDWGFLSTLLDKVQSHSTVIGKIWMSVLFLFRIMVLGAGAESVWGDEQSDFICNTQQPGCENVCYDWTFPISHIRFWVLQIIFVSTPTLIYLGHAMHIIHKENKLREKLSSPGGTRLYKQPKYTNEKGQVEIKGDLLGSYLTQLVVKIIIEAAFIVGQYYLYGFVMVPMFPCSQSPCPFTVECYMSRPTEKTIFIIFMLVVACVSLFLNVIEMFYLICKRVRCRSRPNSHKITSPENPASLSAPRLPTTDDPFKQNKMNLEQERSQSTGGGLDGAKEEKRLLSDH
- the gja11 gene encoding gap junction protein, alpha 11 isoform X1 encodes the protein MKEQLLLLLLHFLFPPSSGGIALFIYPFFFSKAGPLANEMGEWDLLGRLLDKVQSHSTVIGKVWLTVLFVFRILVLTAGAERVWSDEQSDFICNTRQPGCENVCYDLAFPISHVRFWVFQIIAVATPKLLYLGHVLHVIHVEKKVKERMKKQAELDDQATLFLRRAYKVPKYTKSSGKVSIRGRLLRSYVLHLVAKIILEALFIVGQYFLYGFTLQTRYVCARFPCPHTVDCFLSRPTEKSVIIWFMLVSAIVSLVLGVVELVYLCVKAVKECMARRQDYTVTPVTPPLSERKAYKSLDEITQNCVNLELELQGRKLGVNGVAGSVNEVAKNVSSENNNMGEVHI
- the gja11 gene encoding gap junction protein, alpha 11 isoform X4 — its product is MGEWDLLGRLLDKVQSHSTVIGKVWLTVLFVFRILVLTAGAERVWSDEQSDFICNTRQPGCENVCYDLAFPISHVRFWVFQIIAVATPKLLYLGHVLHVIHVEKKVKERMKKQAELDDQATLFLRRAYKVPKYTKSSGKVSIRGRLLRSYVLHLVAKIILEALFIVGQYFLYGFTLQTRYVCARFPCPHTVDCFLSRPTEKSVIIWFMLVSAIVSLVLGVVELVYLCVKAVKECMARRQDYTVTPVTPPLSERKAYKSLDEITQNCVNLELELQGRKLGVNGVAGSVNEVAKNVSSENNNMGEVHI
- the gja11 gene encoding gap junction protein, alpha 11 isoform X3, which produces MMDTREKAGPLANEMGEWDLLGRLLDKVQSHSTVIGKVWLTVLFVFRILVLTAGAERVWSDEQSDFICNTRQPGCENVCYDLAFPISHVRFWVFQIIAVATPKLLYLGHVLHVIHVEKKVKERMKKQAELDDQATLFLRRAYKVPKYTKSSGKVSIRGRLLRSYVLHLVAKIILEALFIVGQYFLYGFTLQTRYVCARFPCPHTVDCFLSRPTEKSVIIWFMLVSAIVSLVLGVVELVYLCVKAVKECMARRQDYTVTPVTPPLSERKAYKSLDEITQNCVNLELELQGRKLGVNGVAGSVNEVAKNVSSENNNMGEVHI
- the gja11 gene encoding gap junction protein, alpha 11 isoform X2, which translates into the protein MKEQLLLLLLHFLFPPSSGGIALFIYPFFFSKAGPLANEMGEWDLLGRLLDKVQSHSTVIGKVWLTVLFVFRILVLTAGAERVWSDEQSDFICNTRQPGCENVCYDLAFPISHVRFWVFQIIAVATPKLLYLGHVLHVIHVEKKVKERMKKQAELDDQATLFLRRAYKVPKYTKSSGKVSIRGRLLRSYVLHLVAKIILEALFIVGQYFLYGFTLQTRYVCARFPCPHTVDCFLSRPTEKSVIIWFMLVSAIVSLVLGVVELVYLCVKAVKECMARRQDYTVTPVTPPLSERKAYKSLDEITQNCVNLELELQGRKLGVNGVAGSVNEVAKNVSSENNNMGEVHI